In bacterium, the sequence TCCGGCTCTGATTGTAGAATCAATGTATGTTATCCATTGCGGGCGTTTAGTAGAAATCGTTACATTTTTTGTCCATCCGCTATCCCACGGTGTCATATCAAATCCACCGTTAAATATCAGGTTATCCGCAAATACAGATAACGGAACAAACAGGATTACAAATATAAATATTTTTTTCATAATCTTTTTTGTTTTTATTTTATAATCGTAATCTTTTTTGTTAGTTTAGTGGTACCTGTTGTTAGTCTCACAAAATAAATTCCTTTAGTGGGTAGGTGGGATGACGTCATCCCACTCTACCCTGTTGAGTTTATTCTATTAGAATCAGTTTTTTCGTTGCGTTATAGTTGCCTGCTTTGAATTTCATAAAGTAAACGCCTGCAGCAAGTTTTTTGTTCCCATTATCTTTTTGGTTCCATTTTACAGAGTAATATCCTGCCTTTTTTGTTCCGTTAACGAGGGTAGCTACTTTTCTCCCTGAACGATTGTATATAGCAATAATCACATTCGCATCTATAGGAATGCCATATTCAAATTTTGTCAAATCTATAGACGGATTAGGCTGACAATAAGAGACAAAAAATGTTTTTGGTATTTTATTGAACTCTTCAGTCCCGACATATCCTGCAGTGAATGAATAAGAAGTGCCTGGGGCATTTGCAGGGGCTTTCGCTTCATTTGCAGGTTGAAAAGTATCCCTGGAATAAATATAATAACGTATTATGGTGTTTGGAGCGGATTGAGAAGGAATTTCTGCGAGATACTGATTAAGTGTTCCGGTCGTATCCATGGGAATAGATACCCAGTACGCATAGTTTATTTTATAGTAAAGTTTCACGCTATCTATTCCATTGTGAGATGCAATCGTGGAATATACAGGGAATGGTCCTTGAAAACTCGTATCATGCCATATTGTAGTATTCGTTATTTGAATAGGATGCGGATCAACTTTTAGGTTCCATATTTCTGACCATTCTCCTATATGCCCGGCTTTGTCAATTGCCTTCACATGCCAATAATAAACGCTGTCCTTTGTCAATTTCCACCATAACGCAGTGTCGGAACAGTTAACCGCACTATCCCCTTCGGAAAATAAACTATCAAAAGCATATTGTATCGTATAATAGTTGATTCCGCTCAAATCAGTTACTTTATGCCAGCAAAAAACAATCATACTGTCACAAGTGTAAGTACTGTCAATTGGCGAAATCATTTCTACAATAGGTGGAGGCGAACTATCTATTATAAAATTAGTATCGCTTGCATCTTCACATAGAAAATTATTCATACTGTCTAATATCTGCGCTTTAACCCTGCAAATCGAGCAGTCTACATCCGGCAATGTCCAACTATAAGAAACACTATCCGGGGATATATTTTTTGCAATCGTATCCAAATAACTGACGCCTCCATTCTTAGATAAAAGCAATCTGTAACTCCCGAAACTGACCCCGGTTTTGCTCCAGGTTATTGGATGAGTTGAACCACCAGTCCAGCACTGCCCGCCCCAGGGGGAATTCAGAGTTATGTGGAAATCAATATAAAATGTACTCCCTGCATTTTCAAATATAAGTTTATTTGATGAATCAAACATTTGTATTTTTATATGACATTGTGAAGAATTTATAAACGGAACTTTCCATAAATAAGAAGTATCCCCAATAGGAACATTTTTTGCAACCGTGTCCGGATAGGAAATGCCGCCATTACTCGAAAAAAGCAATTTGTAACTCTTGAAACCTGTCCCGAGAGTATACCAGACTATTGAATGAGTGGAGCCTCCAATCCAGTCATCTACGCTCGGGTGAGCTATTGTTGTATAAAATTCAATAGTAAAGTTTTGATCGCTTGCGTCTTCAATAAGCACATTGTTAAGAGAATCAATTGCCTGTATTTTTATTCGGCAATAGGAACAATTTGTAAATGGCAGTTTCCAAGAATAAGATGTGTCTCCTTTCGGAATGTTATTGGCAATCGTATCGGAGTAATTGACTCCTCCATCAAAAGAAAATAATATCCTGAAATGATGTAAGTTAGCGGTCCCTTCCCATTGCCATGTAATATTTTGAACGGAACCGCCTACCAGGTTTTTACTGCTGTCAGGGAAAATAAGCCAGAGAGGAGATGTTTTTACAAGATAACAACCTGTTGTTGATAAGTTTTTATCTTCTTTGGAACGCGACGGAGATGTAAGCATAATATATCCGCCATCGGTGCTTTGCTGAACGCCTGTACCATATTGACTTGTCCCGGAAGCTCTATTCCACTTTATATTACCTAAACTATCGGTCTTTACTAATAAATCACCGAATACGACATATCCACCATCTGTGGTTTCTTGAACTGAACGACAATCATTAGTATATGCTCCCCCATAAGTTTTATCCCATAATTCATTTCCTGAAGAATCTGTTTTTATTATCCAAGCTGTGCCGTAAGAACCGTTAGCACCAACAATTATATATCCGTCATCCAAAGTTTGCTTTACACAATAGCCATAATCACCTTGAGTTTCCCCGAAAAATTTAGTCCATACGGTATCTCCTAAAGAATCCGTTTTTATAAGCCATATATCCCACTCTGAGGTACTCACTCCATCACCGCCACCCGAGCCGGTTATAATATAACCTTTATCCTTTGTTTGTTGTCCTGAACGGCCGTAATTGTAAATATTGCTTGTTTTAAAAGTTTTATCCCATTGTTTGTTCCCGGTAGCACCTGTCTTTATTAACCAAATTTTATCACTGTAACACCCCACTATCATATATCCACCATCCAAAGTTTGGTCAACGCAATATCCAATATCATGAACCGTACTGCCATAAGTCTGCTCCCATTGTTTATTTCCGGTAGCATCTGTTTTTATTAGCCAAACATCTTTACAAGTCCCTCCCGTGCCACCATAATACCACTTATACCCTGTTACTATGTATCCATTATCGGAAGTCTGTTGGACTGAATTTCCACTAGAAACAGTAAAGTTGCTGCTGTTCAAAAGTTTATCCCATTGTTTATTCCCATTCGCATCTGTTTTTATTAGTCGGGCATTCATACTGTCCATTCCGGAAATTATATACCCTCCATCTTTAGTTTGATAAAAACTATAACCGTTAACGTTAATAAAGTTTTTTCTCCAAAGAGTATCGGGTGCATTAGTAGCATACGCCAAATTAAAAAAAATAGTCAGGTAATTAAATCCCATAATAATCAAAAATAATCGGCGCATTGTTCCTCCTCTTTAATATGTTGTATCTTAATTTTAAAATATCTTACCTTACAAAGATTAATTTTTTTGTTGTTCTAAACTCCCCCGCCTCAAATTTATAAAAATAAATTCCCCTTGATACCCTGCTGTTAAGATTGTCTTTCCCTTCCCAGTTTACGTTATAATAACCCGCATCTTTGTTCCCATCCACAAGAGTAATTACCTTTTGCCCTAATAAATTGTAAATACTAAGATTCACATTTACATTCCTGGGTACCCCATAATTAAATACAAGTGAATTGAAAGAATTTTGTTTTATAAAAAACTTATCCGGTATCTTAAACTTTTCATCCTCAACCCCGGTGTATCCCGCAATAAATGAATAACCGTTACTTGGAGGGTCTCTAATTATATTGGACGGTTTCGCAAAATCTTTTGCAAAAATGTAATACAAGATTGTTATATTGTTCGTGGATTGTAAAGGAATCACACCAAGATATTCGTTTGCAATGCCGGTTGAGTCCATACTAATAGAAGTCCATGTAGAACTTGAAGTTGTAACAAACCAGAGTTCAGCCTTGCTAATTCCGATGTTATCTTTGATTGTGGCATAAACAGGAAATGGTCCATGAAAAGTAGTATCTTTATAAACGGTAGTATTAGAAATTTGAGGGGATAACGTATCAACAATAAAGTTCCATACCGAAGACCATTCTCCTATATTAGCAGCTTTGTCAATAGCTCTAACATGCCAATAATAGGCACTATCAGTTAATGTTTTATTAATAGTTGTATCTTTGAAAGATGTTTCGACAAGCCCTTGAGAAAACAAACTGTCTAATGCATATTGTAAAATATAGTGGTCAATCCCGCTTAAATTATCTGTAGCGCGATTCCATTTAAAACTCATAGTATAATCGCCAATATAAGATTTATCCAAAGGAGAAACTAACGTTACGGAGGAAGGAGGAGTTGAATCGATTATTAAATTGCTATCGCTTGCGTCTTCAAAAAGGGTACTCCCCCCTGAATTTAACGCTTGAATTTTTACTCTTACGAAAGGTGAATTTATTAAGGGAAGAGTCCAATTATAAGAGAAAGTTACATTGGATATCGTATCGGTAAGAGGAGTGTAAGTATTCCCTTGGTCTGTAGAATATGACAGTCTGAAATGATCCACCGTCGCAGGATTCTCATGATACCATTCAATTTTATGAATGTTTCCGCCACTCCAAACTTCTCCGCCAACAGGAGCAATAATATAAAGAGGGCTTATTTTCGAAATATAAGCATCGCTAGACCCTGCTCCAAAAGAGTATGTTTCTCCTGCAATGATATAGCCACCATCTTGAGCTTGTTGCACACAATAAGCTCTATCCATTTGATTTCCTCCATATCTTTTATTCCATAATTCATTTCCTAAACTATCGGTTTTGATTAGATAGACATCGTCTCCTGTGCCGTAAGTTCCTGCGATAATATAACCGTTGTCTTTGCATTGCTGAAGGTCATAGGCAAAAATATCTTCCGAATAACCTTGTACTTTATATGTTTTTGTCCATGCTGTATCACCATTGCTTTTAATTTTTAGAAGATAGAAACGCCGGTAGCCACTCATATTGGTACTGGTATATCCGGATGCTATATAGCATCCGTCATTTGTATGTTTTATGGAACGTCCGGAAGCCCAACCTATACCTGAATATCTTTTTGTCCATAATGTATCCCCGGCAGTATCTACTTTTAAAACCCATAAACTATTGTCAGCGCCACAACTTCCTAATACAATATAATTATCATCCTCCGATTGAATCACGGATTGTGCTTCATCATTACTGGCAGTCCCATATAATCTTGTCCATAAGGTATCTCCGGAGCCGTTTGTTTTTAGAATATAAATGTCTTTCCCCCCTGCCCCAAAAAG encodes:
- a CDS encoding T9SS type A sorting domain-containing protein, producing MRRLFLIIMGFNYLTIFFNLAYATNAPDTLWRKNFINVNGYSFYQTKDGGYIISGMDSMNARLIKTDANGNKQWDKLLNSSNFTVSSGNSVQQTSDNGYIVTGYKWYYGGTGGTCKDVWLIKTDATGNKQWEQTYGSTVHDIGYCVDQTLDGGYMIVGCYSDKIWLIKTGATGNKQWDKTFKTSNIYNYGRSGQQTKDKGYIITGSGGGDGVSTSEWDIWLIKTDSLGDTVWTKFFGETQGDYGYCVKQTLDDGYIIVGANGSYGTAWIIKTDSSGNELWDKTYGGAYTNDCRSVQETTDGGYVVFGDLLVKTDSLGNIKWNRASGTSQYGTGVQQSTDGGYIMLTSPSRSKEDKNLSTTGCYLVKTSPLWLIFPDSSKNLVGGSVQNITWQWEGTANLHHFRILFSFDGGVNYSDTIANNIPKGDTSYSWKLPFTNCSYCRIKIQAIDSLNNVLIEDASDQNFTIEFYTTIAHPSVDDWIGGSTHSIVWYTLGTGFKSYKLLFSSNGGISYPDTVAKNVPIGDTSYLWKVPFINSSQCHIKIQMFDSSNKLIFENAGSTFYIDFHITLNSPWGGQCWTGGSTHPITWSKTGVSFGSYRLLLSKNGGVSYLDTIAKNISPDSVSYSWTLPDVDCSICRVKAQILDSMNNFLCEDASDTNFIIDSSPPPIVEMISPIDSTYTCDSMIVFCWHKVTDLSGINYYTIQYAFDSLFSEGDSAVNCSDTALWWKLTKDSVYYWHVKAIDKAGHIGEWSEIWNLKVDPHPIQITNTTIWHDTSFQGPFPVYSTIASHNGIDSVKLYYKINYAYWVSIPMDTTGTLNQYLAEIPSQSAPNTIIRYYIYSRDTFQPANEAKAPANAPGTSYSFTAGYVGTEEFNKIPKTFFVSYCQPNPSIDLTKFEYGIPIDANVIIAIYNRSGRKVATLVNGTKKAGYYSVKWNQKDNGNKKLAAGVYFMKFKAGNYNATKKLILIE
- a CDS encoding T9SS type A sorting domain-containing protein; the protein is MKKYLILFILILFTTNVIAFAPDTLWTKAYGGNHWDHALSITQNDSNYFVAGLREDDGYDNFVWLLKINNKGDTLWTKTYGKIESFANCIKPTGNGCYIIAGGQSIAYSRYNIYLLKITGSGDTIWTRTCLKSYDEYLCSAEQTKDGGYVAVGVSSPLFGAGGKDIYILKTNGSGDTLWTRLYGTASNDEAQSVIQSEDDNYIVLGSCGADNSLWVLKVDTAGDTLWTKRYSGIGWASGRSIKHTNDGCYIASGYTSTNMSGYRRFYLLKIKSNGDTAWTKTYKVQGYSEDIFAYDLQQCKDNGYIIAGTYGTGDDVYLIKTDSLGNELWNKRYGGNQMDRAYCVQQAQDGGYIIAGETYSFGAGSSDAYISKISPLYIIAPVGGEVWSGGNIHKIEWYHENPATVDHFRLSYSTDQGNTYTPLTDTISNVTFSYNWTLPLINSPFVRVKIQALNSGGSTLFEDASDSNLIIDSTPPSSVTLVSPLDKSYIGDYTMSFKWNRATDNLSGIDHYILQYALDSLFSQGLVETSFKDTTINKTLTDSAYYWHVRAIDKAANIGEWSSVWNFIVDTLSPQISNTTVYKDTTFHGPFPVYATIKDNIGISKAELWFVTTSSSTWTSISMDSTGIANEYLGVIPLQSTNNITILYYIFAKDFAKPSNIIRDPPSNGYSFIAGYTGVEDEKFKIPDKFFIKQNSFNSLVFNYGVPRNVNVNLSIYNLLGQKVITLVDGNKDAGYYNVNWEGKDNLNSRVSRGIYFYKFEAGEFRTTKKLIFVR